In a genomic window of Plectropomus leopardus isolate mb chromosome 6, YSFRI_Pleo_2.0, whole genome shotgun sequence:
- the asphd2 gene encoding aspartate beta-hydroxylase domain-containing protein 2, translating into MEWSLENVREMVAGGMQSIRECEICAFAIAMCVLLLFMWYCYRVGREHGSSPLRGRYLAGPSRIGGVVGGFMSSDCRGRGKGKHGSMLEEQNGFAFCQSSECFRCTSAGESLNQRLYHSLQDYAKRYTWSGMGRVHKGVRDQGRYLNSRPTIQRPEVFFLPDLPSAPFFSREVQRHDVELLEQSFPALLAEFESIYHQPPARSGSSLPPGWKANNTPRGQWWTYYLVNQGTPLVLNVRRCPRAWRVLGQLRTFIANNVFGNACFSVLTPGALITEHYGPTNVRLRCHLGLRVPPSCELVVGGEPQCWSEGSCLLFDDSFLHRAFHEGGAEDGPRVVFMVDLWHPNVAAAERQALDYIFTPGRLEDKEGK; encoded by the exons ATGGAGTGGTCGCTAGAGAATGTGAGGGAGATGGTGGCCGGAGGGATGCAGTCTATAAGGGAGTGTGAGATCTGTGCGTTCGCCATAGCcatgtgtgtgctgctgctttttatgTGGTATTGTTACAGGGTGGGCCGGGAGCACGGCTCCAGCCCTCTGCGTGGGAGGTATCTGGCTGGGCCCAGCCGGATCGGAGGGGTGGTGGGGGGCTTCATGAGTTCAGACTGCCGTGGCAGGGGGAAAGGGAAGCATGGCTCGATGTTAGAAGAGCAGAACGGCTTTGCTTTCTGCCAGTCGTCAGAGTGTTTCCGATGCACCAGTGCCGGAGAGAGTCTGAACCAGAGGCTCTATCACAGCCTGCAGGATTATGCCAAACGCTACACCTGGTCCGGGATGGGCAGGGTGCATAAAGGAGTCCGTGATCAAGGTCGATACCTTAACAGCCGACCGACCATCCAGCGGCCAGAAGTGTTCTTCCTCCCAGATCTCCCATCAGCTCCTTTCTTCTCTAGAGAAGTACAGAGACACGATGTGGAGCTGCTGGAGCAGAGCTTCCCCGCCCTCCTGGCCGAGTTCGAGAGCATCTACCACCAACCTCCAGCACGCAGCGGCTCCTCACTGCCACCAGGGTGGAAAGCCAACAACACCCCTCGGGGGCAGTGGTGGACCTACTACCTGGTCAACCAAGGCACCCCTCTGGTTCTTAACGTCAGGAGGTGTCCAAGGGCCTGGAGGGTGCTGGGCCAGCTGCGCACCTTCATCGCCAACAACGTGTTCGGAAACGCCTGCTTCTCTGTGCTGACGCCCGGAGCTCTGATCACTGAGCATTACGGTCCAACAAATGTCAGGCTGCGCTGCCACCTGG GTCTCAGAGTGCCCCCCTCCTGTGAGCTTGTTGTTGGTGGAGAGCCACAGTGCTGGTCTGAGGGCAGCTGTCTGCTTTTTGATGACTCCTTCCTCCACAGGGCCTTCCACGAGG gcgGCGCAGAGGACGGCCCCAGGGTGGTGTTCATGGTGGACCTCTGGCACCCCAACGTGGCCGCTGCGGAGAGACAAGCCTTGGACTACATTTTTACTCCAGGTCGCTTAGAGGACAAGGAAGGGAAATAG